The DNA window GTACAACAGGTCTTAGTGCCGCACAAATCGAGGAGCTTAAACAGTTTGCTAAGACAATTCCAATCGTGTTTGCTCCTAACATGTCGGTAGGTGTCAATCTTCTTCTGAGAGTGCTTAAAGATGTGGCCTCAACGCTAGGTGATGACTATGACATAGAGATAGTGGAGGCGCATCACAGGCTGAAAAAAGACGCACCAAGCGGAACTGCGATTAAAATGGCTCAGGTGATAGCAGAGTCACTGGGCAGGGATTTAAACGAGGTTGGAGTATATGAGCGTAAGGGAATAATTGGAGAGCGTACTAAAAAAGAAATTGGAATCCAGACTGTAAGAGCCGGTGACATCGTCGGTGAGCACACGGTGATGTTTGGAGGAATGGGTGAAAGGATAGAGATAACCCATAAGGCATCAAGCCGTGATACCTTTGCTCGTGGTGCGCTAAGGGCAGCTCTATGGCTCAAAAACAAACCGGCAGGGCTTTATGATATGCAGGATGTACTGGGACTAAAATAGAAATAGGTAGAAGGAGAACACTTTGAAAGAACATCACGTATGTCCGTGGTATTTGGCTTATACGTTTGACAATCCGCTTAGAAATCTGGTGCATAAGCCGGAAAGACTCTTGATGCCGTACGTGAAAGCCGGCATGAGAGTGTTGGACATTGGTTGCGGCATGGGGTATTTCTCAATTGGTATGGCAAAACTTGTCGGAGGCAGCGGACACGTCACATCGGTTGATCTTCAGCAGAAAATGCTTGAAGTGCTAATGAAAAGGGCAAAACGCAACGGAGTCGCTAACCGTATAACACCGGTGAGATGCAAGGAGGACAGTCTTGAGGTTAGTGAAAAGGTGGATTTTGTACTTGCCTTTTGGATGGTTCATGAAATCCCTGATCAAAGCGGGTTATTCAGGCAAGTCAGCTCTATGTTAAATCCCGGAGCTAAAATGTTTATAGCTGAACCTAAAATGCACGTTAAAGAGCGAGATTTTGAAGCGTCAATTGAAACGGCCGAAGAACACGGGTTTTCTTTGGTGGAAACTCCAAGAGTATTTTTGAGCCAAAGTGCAGTGCTCGTGTTAAATAAATAGCGGCAGATGAAAGCAGTTTTTTTTATATTCATATTTTTTATGTTTGCTGTAAATCAAGCGGCATCCGCAGAGATAACCGGCACATATGTACGGGGAGAACATGGCTTAAACGGGGAAATTATATCTAAATCTGTCTATTTAAGCGCACCGCATGTGGTCTTAAAAGTAGAAGGAGCTCCGAATGGTTTTTGTCTGACTCGGGAGTCAGAGGACTCAGAAGAGGTTCTCTGCACAGGGGGTCAAATCATCGGTAAGACTTTGCAGCCAGGAACATACACAGTTTTCCCGGCCCCGCCTGCAAACAAACACAAAGAGTCGGTGTCCGTTTATACACAACCAGTTGCCCCTGCTAATAAAAGCAATTTGCCGTCAAAAAAGTAAAATCCGCAGCTCGCACAGATTTTCACAGATTTGTACTTTTTTATCTGCGTTTATCTGCGTCATCTGCGGATTAAATACTTTTTTATAATCCCTTACCTTATTTCCGCTTGTGTTTAACGCCCTCCATAACGGCTCCAGTGCCGGCTGATGTTACCATCTGGGCGTATCTGACCAGGTAGCCGGTTGTGATTTTAGGCTCTGGTGCTTTCCATTTTTTCAGTCTCTGCTTTATCTCAGCTGTATCAACAAGGAGTTCTATACTGCGCTCCGGAATATTAATTTTTATTTTATCGCCGTTTTCCACAATTGCAATAGTGCCTCCCTCCATGGCCTCAGGCGAAATGTGGCCAATACAGGGGCCGCGTGTGCCGCCGGAAAATCTCCCGTCTGTTATAAGCGCTACGGATTCACTTAGTCCCATGCCGGCTATTGTTGCGGTTGAGGAGAGCATCTCACGCATCCCAGGGCCTCCTTTTGGGCCTTCATACCGAATCACCACAACATCACCGGGTGTGATTTCCCCATTCATAATGGAGCACATTGCAGACTCCTCAGAGTCATACACTCGAGCTGTGCCCTCAAAAACCATCATATTTTCGATGATTGCCGATTGCTTCACAACTGCGCCGCCTGGAGCAAGGTTGCCTTTTAAAATCGCTATTCCGCCCTCTTTGTGATGGGCTTTTTCAACTGGCCTTATAACCTCCTCATCCTCGATCGAGGCCGTACGGATTATATCGCTTATGCGTTTACCGGAGACTGTCGGAAGATCGTGTATCAGGTGGCTAAGGCGCTTAAACACCGCCGGTATTCCTCCTGCGTAGTGAAGATCCTCAAGGTAGTTGGTTCCGCCGGGGAGCATATTAGCTATGTGCGGGGTTGTCTTGCTTATTGCGTTAAAAATCTCAAGCGGGAGCTTTACACCGGCTTCGTAAGCAATGGCCGGTATGTGAAGCACCGTGTTAGTTGAACCGCCTAAAGCAGTGTCCACTCTGATGGCGTTTTCAAAAGCCTTCATAGTCATTATCTTTCTGGGGGTAATGTTTTTCTTAACAAGTTCGGTTATGCGGGCGCCGCTTTCAAATGCGATACGCCGTTTCTCTGCCGATATGGCTAATGCTGTGGCCGAAAAGGGTAAACTCATCCCCAGAGCCTCTGTCACACAGGCCATCGTATTAGCCGTGTACATGCCCTGGCAGGAGCCTGTGCCCGGACAGGCACACATCTCAAGCGATTGTAAGTCTGAATCGTTTAACAATCCTCTTTTATATTTTCCAACGGCTTCAAAAGTGTCATTAACCATTGACAGGCGTTTGCCTTTAAGGTAACCGGAGTGCATAGGGCCTGCTGTTACCACTATGGATGGAATATTAATCCGGGCTGCTGCCATAATCATTCCAGGAGTTATCTTATCACAGTTGGTTAAAAGCACAAGACCGTCCAGTTGATGAGCGTTAGCAATAGCCTCTACCATATCCGCTATCAGTTCCCGCGATGGCAGCGAGTAGTGCATCCCTCTGTGTCCCATCGCTATCCCGTCACATATTCCCGGAACTCCAAAGAAAAACGGATAACTGCCACCTGTGTGTACACCCTTTTCTATAAAACGCTCCATGTCTCTCATGCCGGTATGTCCGGGTATTATGTCTGTAAAACTCGTAGCTACTCCAATGAACGGCTTATCCATCTCTGAGCGCGGTATTCCTGTAGCGTATAAAAGGCTCCTGTGAGGCACTCGCTCAAGCCCCTTTTTTATCTGATCGCTTCTCACTCTAACCCCCTTCAGTTACTAATTTGCAAACTTTTTGAACTCCCGAATCATTTCTGCTAATTTGTCCTTTCTCTGTAGCTTTTCCTTTTGCAGCATCTTCCTGTGCATGTCCTCATCCAGAGTAAGATAGACCTTTGAGTCGTATTCATAAATCTGTTTGTCCAATGTCCTGTGTTCATCCTCGATTTTTTTGAACACCTCATTACCTGTCCTTAGCTTATCTACTATCTCCTGCTCAGTCATTAATAAATACCTCCTTTTATGCTGTTAATAATTCTAACTGTTACATGGAATTCAGTATTTCGCCTGATAACTTAAAGGAGCTTTCTATGCAGTCGTTTACCCCTATTCCTTTGTACGAATTACCGTGCAAGTAAAGCCCCGAATGCTTTCGCTGCAATTGTTGAAGCCGCTCTAAAATTGTTGCGTGTCCTACATTGTACTGGGGAATGGCGCGCTGGTGCCGGTATATTCTTGCCAACTCAGGCTCTCCCTGAATACCCATTACGCTGGAAATTTCCTCCATTACCAGAGTCGTTAACTCTGCGTCACTCTTATTGGCTGACTCAGATGCCCTTGCGCCCCCTATCATGGTACGTAGCAAAATAAAACCCTCAGGCGCTCTGCCTGGAAATATACACGAGTCACACAACGTGCCCAATATCCTCTTGTTTGCTACCGATGGGACCAAAAAACCAAATCCGTCAAATACTTGCGTGAAACTCTCCACCTTAAATCCCATACACACTACGGCCACGCTGGGATACGGTATTTGAGCAAGTTCGCGTGTCATAGAGGCATCAAAATCTCTGAGTATCTCAGCAGAAGCATATGCCGGAGTTGATAAAACAACTCTGCCGGCTGTTACTGTCTCGCCGTTGTCAAGCGTAACCACGTAGCCGCTTTCTGCTTTGTCTATTGAGACAACTTTGGTGCTGGTTTTAACCCTCTGGCCAAGGTTTTCTTTAAGTGCGGCGATAAGAGAGCCCATACCGCCTTCAAATGATGTTAATTTACCGCCCGGACCTGCTGAGACCTCACGCTTGCTTTTCCTTGCATCCCACTTCATCCTGACCATGCCGCGTATGAGCCCGCCGTATGTTTGCTCAAGGTTATTGATTTTAGGAAAACACGATTTCAGAGATAGTTTAGAGGCATCACCGGCATAAATGCCTGAGGCCATAGGCTCAATGAGTGTCTCAAACGCTTCTCGTCCCAGACGTCTGACGGCGAAATCCCGCAGAGTCTCATCGTCCTGGCAGTTACGTGGAGCAACGGCCTCATAAAGCAGCCGGAGTTTACCTGAGAGGCTTAATAAATCAGAGGTCATAAATCCAAGCGGAGATTCCATCACTTGCCGCAGCTTGCCGTCTTTATAGATGTAACGTTTTCTGGCTTTGTCGCTGCTGCTTAGCGGCTGGAGGTTTAGCATATCGGCAAGCTCAAGGGTATTAGGCCTGTTATCCAAAAAGCCGTTAACCCCTCCCTCTAACGTGTAGCCATCATGTTTTTCAGTCCAAATTTTACCGCCTGTTTTTGTCTCTGACTCATAAACGGCAACGTCAAGCTCCGGTCTGCTCCTTAGCAACAAATAAGCAAGACTCAACCCCGAAATTCCACCACCCGCTATCAATACATCCATCTTATTTCATAACCCTTTACAAATCCTCTCTTAAGACTCCACCGCATCACACCGTCTAAAACCCTCACAGAGGGCTGCCTGATTAAAAAGTAATTTTGCTAAAGAGATCAACTAAAATGTATAAATTATTTGCACTTATCATGTTACATTATTATTACATCTAAAAGAGTAAAAAGTCAAAGATGAGTACTAAAAACCGAAAAAAATATTTGCTTTACTTATGGACTTATGCTAAAATGGCAAAGCTATCATCAGAATTATAGTTTTGGCCATTGTTTGAGATGGTTTTACAAATAATATTAAGGAGACTGTTAACTAAGGCGAAACTATGGCAGAAAAAAACTTAAAAAACGACAAATTAAACATACTCAGTGAATGTACAATAAGCACCGAGGTGGATGCTATAATGGCGTCCTTTTTGTACCACTTAAAATACACACTGGGAAAAGACGAGTATACAGCCACTAAACGGGACTGCTATAAGTGCATAGCCTTTGTTGCAAGAGACCATCTGATAGATAAGTGGCTGAAAACTCAGCAAACATACTACGAAAAAGACGCAAAGAGAGTGTATTATCTCTCATTAGAATTTCTTGTTGGGCGCTCTTTGGGTAATACTCTGGTTAATCTGGATATAGAGGAGGCAGTAGGTGAGGCGTTGTCCAACATAGGTTATGACATTGAGGAAATAAAAACCTATGAGTGGGATCCGGGACTAGGTAACGGAGGATTGGGGAGGCTTGCAGCATGTTTTATGGATTCGCTCGCCTCGCTTGAAATCCCGTCCTACGGTTACGGGATTCGTTATGAGTACGGGATTTTCTTCCAACGGATAAGAAACGGTTATCAGTTAGAAACTCCGGACAATTGGCTAAGATACGGTAATCCGTGGGAGATAGAGCGGCCAGAGTACTTATATGTTGTTAAGTTTTATGGCAATGTGAAAAACTATATCGATGGAGCAGGCAAATTACACCACGAGTGGGTAAACACTCAGGATGTTGTCTCAGTAGCGTATGACACTCCTATCCCCGGGTACAAAAACAACACGGTGTTAAATATGCGGCTTTGGTCAGCTAAATCCACACGTGAATTTGAGCTTGGGTATTTTCAGCATGGTGATTATGAAAGCGCAGTGGGCGATAAGGTTCAGACTGAGACAATCTCAAAGGTGCTTTATCCAAATGACAACATATTTGAAGGCAAGGAGCTGCGCCTTAAGCAGGAGTATTTCTTTGTTTCGGCAACACTGCAAGACATCATAAGAAGGTATAAGAAAAACCATCCTGACCGTGCGGATTTTAATAATTTTTCCGATAAGGTGGCAATTCAGTTAAATGACACACATCCTGCTATAGCAATAGCAGAGTTGATGCGGATTCTTATAGATGAGGAATGTCTTGGCTGGGATACTGCATGGAATATAACGACATCAACATTTTGTTATACAAACCACACAATAATGCCTGAGGCGCTTGAGCGCTGGACGGTGTCTCTTTTTGAAAAAGTGCTGCCGCGGCATCTTGAAATAATTTATGAGATAAACTCTCGTTTTCTGAATTTGGTGAGAGAGCATTTTCGAGGCGATGTCAATAAGTTAAGAACCATGTCGTTGATAGGCGAGGGTGGTGAAAAGCGCATAAGAATGGCAAATCTGGCCATAGTAGGAAGTCACTCGGTAAATGGAGTGAGCGCTCTTCATACGGAGATATTAAAGGAATCATTGTTTAATGATTTCTATGCTTTGTGGCCAAAGAAGTTTAATAACAAAACAAACGGCATAACCCAAAGGAGATGGCTGAGACTGTGTAATCCGGCTCTCTCTGCCCTTATCACTGAAAGTATCGGGGATAAGTGGGTGCGCGACCTGACAGAGCTTAAAAAACTCATACCGCTTGCTGAGGATTCTGCTTTTTTGGAAAAATGGCGTGAGGTTAAGTGGTCAAACAAGTTGTCTCTGGCAAAGTGTTTCGAGGCCCACAACCGAATCAGCGTTAATGTTGATTCCTTGTTTGACTGTCAGTTTAAGCGGATACATGAGTATAAACGCCAGTTGCTTAATGTTATTCATGCTGTGACACTCTATAACGCTCTGAAGGAAAATCCAGGAATGGATATGGTTCCGCGCAGTGTTATATTTGCTGGAAAAGCGGCGCCGGGCTATTTTATGGCAAAGCTAATAATTAAACTAATAAATTCCGTAGCACAGAAGATAAACTTTGACCCCGACGTTAGAGACAAGCTAAGGGTGATTTTTGTCGAGAACTATTCGGTTTCGATTGCCGAGACACTTCTTCCGGCAGCCGATCTATCCGAGCAGATTTCCACAGCAGGCACAGAGGCCTCAGGGACCGGCAACATGAAATTTGCACTTAACGGCGCACTGACAATCGGCACACTGGATGGAGCAAATATAGAAATTCAAAAAGAAGTCGGAAAGGAAAATTTCTTTGCGTTTGGTTTAACAGACAAACAGGCTGAAGCACTGAAAGCCGGCGGCTACAATCCACATGCCTACTATGAAAACAACCCTGTGCTTAAAAAAGCTCTTGATATGATAGATTCAGGGTTTTTCTCACCGGAGGATCCTGATCTTTTTAAACCCATCGTGGATTCACTTCTTAAACACGGCGACAATTTTTTACTACTTGCCGATTTTGCCTCTTATGAAAAAACTCAACAACAGGTGTCAGACGTGTATAAAAATCAGGCTCTTTGGAGCAAACGTTCCGTACTAAATGTTGCCAACACAGGGTTTTTCTCAAGTGACAGGACAATTATGGAATACGTAAAAGATATATGGGGCACAAAAGCCATCCATATTGAAATCTGAAGCAGTATAAGACAAAGGATTGTTTACTAAATTCTGTGACTTTGAAATAAACTTTTGTATTGCGCAGTATAGACCTTGAAAAGGATAGTAACAATAACGCTGCTTTTTATTGTGCTATCACCATTAAACTCGAAAGCTTCTGAAAATATCTTAAAAAACGGCGGGTTCGAGGAAATAAAAAATGTAAGGCCTGTCTCGTGGAATGCTCTTTTCTGGTATTACAGGCCAAATGCCGTGTATCCTGGGCTGTCTGACGTATCACCTTTTGAGAAAAAGTATTATCTAACCCTAAAAAATGTGGAACCTGGAGAGAGTCAGGTTACTCAGGCTCTGACAGTTGTTCCCTCAACGATTTACAGGATTTCATGTATGGTAAAGGCCTCTTCAGTTAGTACCTCCGGGTCAGGCGCTTATGTTGGACTAAGGGAG is part of the Nitrospirota bacterium genome and encodes:
- the ilvD gene encoding dihydroxy-acid dehydratase, translated to MRSDQIKKGLERVPHRSLLYATGIPRSEMDKPFIGVATSFTDIIPGHTGMRDMERFIEKGVHTGGSYPFFFGVPGICDGIAMGHRGMHYSLPSRELIADMVEAIANAHQLDGLVLLTNCDKITPGMIMAAARINIPSIVVTAGPMHSGYLKGKRLSMVNDTFEAVGKYKRGLLNDSDLQSLEMCACPGTGSCQGMYTANTMACVTEALGMSLPFSATALAISAEKRRIAFESGARITELVKKNITPRKIMTMKAFENAIRVDTALGGSTNTVLHIPAIAYEAGVKLPLEIFNAISKTTPHIANMLPGGTNYLEDLHYAGGIPAVFKRLSHLIHDLPTVSGKRISDIIRTASIEDEEVIRPVEKAHHKEGGIAILKGNLAPGGAVVKQSAIIENMMVFEGTARVYDSEESAMCSIMNGEITPGDVVVIRYEGPKGGPGMREMLSSTATIAGMGLSESVALITDGRFSGGTRGPCIGHISPEAMEGGTIAIVENGDKIKINIPERSIELLVDTAEIKQRLKKWKAPEPKITTGYLVRYAQMVTSAGTGAVMEGVKHKRK
- the hemG gene encoding protoporphyrinogen oxidase, which gives rise to MDVLIAGGGISGLSLAYLLLRSRPELDVAVYESETKTGGKIWTEKHDGYTLEGGVNGFLDNRPNTLELADMLNLQPLSSSDKARKRYIYKDGKLRQVMESPLGFMTSDLLSLSGKLRLLYEAVAPRNCQDDETLRDFAVRRLGREAFETLIEPMASGIYAGDASKLSLKSCFPKINNLEQTYGGLIRGMVRMKWDARKSKREVSAGPGGKLTSFEGGMGSLIAALKENLGQRVKTSTKVVSIDKAESGYVVTLDNGETVTAGRVVLSTPAYASAEILRDFDASMTRELAQIPYPSVAVVCMGFKVESFTQVFDGFGFLVPSVANKRILGTLCDSCIFPGRAPEGFILLRTMIGGARASESANKSDAELTTLVMEEISSVMGIQGEPELARIYRHQRAIPQYNVGHATILERLQQLQRKHSGLYLHGNSYKGIGVNDCIESSFKLSGEILNSM
- a CDS encoding methyltransferase domain-containing protein, encoding MKEHHVCPWYLAYTFDNPLRNLVHKPERLLMPYVKAGMRVLDIGCGMGYFSIGMAKLVGGSGHVTSVDLQQKMLEVLMKRAKRNGVANRITPVRCKEDSLEVSEKVDFVLAFWMVHEIPDQSGLFRQVSSMLNPGAKMFIAEPKMHVKERDFEASIETAEEHGFSLVETPRVFLSQSAVLVLNK
- a CDS encoding YdcH family protein; translated protein: MTEQEIVDKLRTGNEVFKKIEDEHRTLDKQIYEYDSKVYLTLDEDMHRKMLQKEKLQRKDKLAEMIREFKKFAN
- a CDS encoding glycogen/starch/alpha-glucan phosphorylase is translated as MAEKNLKNDKLNILSECTISTEVDAIMASFLYHLKYTLGKDEYTATKRDCYKCIAFVARDHLIDKWLKTQQTYYEKDAKRVYYLSLEFLVGRSLGNTLVNLDIEEAVGEALSNIGYDIEEIKTYEWDPGLGNGGLGRLAACFMDSLASLEIPSYGYGIRYEYGIFFQRIRNGYQLETPDNWLRYGNPWEIERPEYLYVVKFYGNVKNYIDGAGKLHHEWVNTQDVVSVAYDTPIPGYKNNTVLNMRLWSAKSTREFELGYFQHGDYESAVGDKVQTETISKVLYPNDNIFEGKELRLKQEYFFVSATLQDIIRRYKKNHPDRADFNNFSDKVAIQLNDTHPAIAIAELMRILIDEECLGWDTAWNITTSTFCYTNHTIMPEALERWTVSLFEKVLPRHLEIIYEINSRFLNLVREHFRGDVNKLRTMSLIGEGGEKRIRMANLAIVGSHSVNGVSALHTEILKESLFNDFYALWPKKFNNKTNGITQRRWLRLCNPALSALITESIGDKWVRDLTELKKLIPLAEDSAFLEKWREVKWSNKLSLAKCFEAHNRISVNVDSLFDCQFKRIHEYKRQLLNVIHAVTLYNALKENPGMDMVPRSVIFAGKAAPGYFMAKLIIKLINSVAQKINFDPDVRDKLRVIFVENYSVSIAETLLPAADLSEQISTAGTEASGTGNMKFALNGALTIGTLDGANIEIQKEVGKENFFAFGLTDKQAEALKAGGYNPHAYYENNPVLKKALDMIDSGFFSPEDPDLFKPIVDSLLKHGDNFLLLADFASYEKTQQQVSDVYKNQALWSKRSVLNVANTGFFSSDRTIMEYVKDIWGTKAIHIEI
- the dapB gene encoding 4-hydroxy-tetrahydrodipicolinate reductase, yielding MIKVVVAGASGKMGQRIGVLATEHPEITLSGASERSGHSAIGKDFADVAGGAKTGVFINNSSDALRGADVVIEFTVAEATLENLKTYASLKIPAVIGTTGLSAAQIEELKQFAKTIPIVFAPNMSVGVNLLLRVLKDVASTLGDDYDIEIVEAHHRLKKDAPSGTAIKMAQVIAESLGRDLNEVGVYERKGIIGERTKKEIGIQTVRAGDIVGEHTVMFGGMGERIEITHKASSRDTFARGALRAALWLKNKPAGLYDMQDVLGLK